CCAAGCCAGCTGATTGGATCCTTGGTAACTGCAGCTCGCTCCAGTTGAGGGTCACACGTCGACCGGTGTCCGCTGTCATCACCTTGCTGAAGTGATCGTAAATGATCTGTGCCTTATCCCCATGAGCCATGGCACACTGATCATCACTCTAAATGGTATGGATGAAGTTCTTGTGTCTTCTGGAGCAACATTTTGCATGGAAGAACTTTGTGCTGGCGTCGCCTGCCCGTAGCCAGAGGACCCTGGAAGCTTGCCTCCTTCGGGCCCTTTCAATGGACGCAAGCCCCACCAGGCGTATCTTGAGCAACTTTCGCAACTTGAACTCTGCTTCCGAAAGGGTTCTTGTCTCCTGCACCACATCTAGACGAAGAATTACCTCGCTGGCAATGTGGAATTGTGACTTCGCGTCACTGAACAATGATCTGCTCCATATCTTTAGGTCGTGCACCACCCTGCTGAGCTTGATTTGCAAACGTGCAAAAGCGTAGTGCTGTTGAACCGGGCTATTCCAAGCATGCTCGACAGTAGTGTGAAAATGGAGGAATTTTAGCCAAAAGGACTCAAATCTGAAGCAAGCACGACGGACCATGATTTGGCTATGCCACTGTGATTTTCAAGGAAGGAAAGCAGCAGCTTATCACTGGTTTCTCTGATTTCCAAGTTTATTTTCTGTAATCGTGTTTGCAATTCGGTGGCTGCTCATGTACTTGACTCCCATGGTGCTCGTATCGCCCAGGGTAGTGGCACTGTCACAATGTTAACCTGGAAAGAGGGCGACCCTTCTAGTCGACGCAGAAAAAAATACATGTTCAGCCAGCGTGGAATTCAAAGTTCAAAGTGAAAAATACATGACAGGAACGCAGAAAGCAAGGAGGAGATCTTCACCGAAGCATATGAGCAGCTGTTGGGTCACGCCGTTGCTCGGGAAGCAGACGTGGACATGGATTTCCTTGACATGGCTGTGCATGATCTCTCGGATCTTGATGCGATCTTCACGGAGGAAGAGGTGTGGAAAACTATCATGGAGCTGCATCCGGAACGGGCGCCAGGGCCGAATGGGTTTAGCTCTGCTTTCTATCAAAAAGCTTGGCCCACGATCAAGAACAACGTGATGGCGGTACTCCTAAAGCTTACGTGGGAGACGGGCGAGACTTTGGTAAGTTTAACCGCGCTCATATTGTGTTGATTCCGAAGAAGCCGGACGCCGAGGAAGTGGGCGACTACCGCCCCATCGGCCTCCCTCTTAGTGTGGACAAGATTTTTGCTAAGTTGCTTGCGAATAGAGCCCGGAGAAGAATGAAAGAGATAGTCACGGCGAATCAGTCGCCTTCATATGCGGTAGACACTTGCACGATAACTTTCTTCTGGTTAGGCAAGTGGCCAGGAAGATCCACGTTCGTAAGGAGGCTAGTGTGTTCCTAAAGCTCGATATTTCAAGGGCTTTCGACTCGCTAAACTGGTCGTTCTTGTTCTAGGTGATGAGGAGCAAAGGCTTTGGCCATAAGTGGTGTACATGGATCTCGATTCTGCTTAGGACGGCTAGTACCAGGGTGATTGTCAATGGGGTTCCCGGAAGAAGTTTCACTCATGCTAAGGGTCTTAGGCAGGGGGACCCGGTCTCGCCTTTGCTCTTCGTGATCGCCATGGACGTGCTGTCGAGAATTATGATCAAGGCCGAGAGCTTTGGAGTCTTTAGTAGCTTCACTGGCATCGCTGCTCACCAATTAGTGTCGATCTACACAAATGACGTGGCATTGTTCGTTAAGCCCCGGGTGCTGGACCTCACGTTCGTCAGATCCATGCTACACGCATTCGGTGCCGCCTCTGGCTTACGGGTCAACTATCAGAAGTCACTAGCGATCATGATTCACGGAAGCAACACCGATCGGGACCAGGTCGACTCTCTTTTGCAATGCCGGTTGGGCAGTTTTCCATGCAAGTGTCTTGACCTTCAATTGGCTATTAGACAGCTCTCGAGGGCGGAGTGGCAGCCCATGATCGATCAAGCCAAAAAGTTTGCCCCGGCCTGTCAAAGGGGGCTGTTGCACCGCCCTGGACGTCTCGTGCAGGTCAAGTCTGTGATCGCAGCCAACCCCATCCATCACTTCATGGTCACGGAGGCCCCATCATGGGTGTTCGAAGAGTTAGATCAATGGATGCGCTCTTTCTTTTGGGCCGGCAAAGAGAAAGTGAATGGGGGTCAGAGCTTGGTGGCTTGGAATTCAGTTTGTAAACCTATTTGGCTTGGAGGTTTGGGCGGGCGCAACCTTCAGCTGCAAGGCTTGGCTTTGAGAGTGAGGTGGAAGTGGTTGAGGCGGACGGATCCCCAGAGGCCGTGGCAAGGGCTACCCATGGTTGTGGACAAGGAGGCTCGTGCGGTCTTTTGACAGTATGGTGCATATTGCGGTTGGGGTGGGCAATAAAGTTTTTCTGGAGAGATTGATGGATCCATGGCTTCGCGGTTAAAGACATTGCACCCTACATCTATGCTTTGGCGTACTCTCAAAAAAAAGTGACAGGAACAAAGTCAGTCAGCGTGGATTTCCCATGCCAGTTACCGTTCCCACATGTCAGTCAGTCAGCGTGGAAACCCACAGCAGTAACCGTTCACACAAAGAGCAACAGCGCCACACAACCCCTGTTCCAAAGCACAGCATTTGTGTGCCCCGATGGCTACTAAGACTTGGATTCTGCTTATTGCTTCCACACAGGTGGAGCTTCTGTAATTTCCCATTGCATTGCATTCTATAGTATGTAACAGCTGTGTGATGTTGGTACAGACCAATGTTCCTTGACAATGAAGAGGATGGTACAACAAGTTACAACCAAGGCAAGGAACTGCTGGGCGATAATTCGGTGGAAAAAACGGCAATATGGAACAGCTACCATAAATTAAGGTGTATGTGTCAAGTCCAAATAAAATCCGCACTTGACTACGGGTGCACCAGACGCACTTGCCTTCGCCCAAGTTAAGACTAACCACTCATGGCGGAGTGCTGCTGTTCTATCCGAATCAGCGTGAAGGAAGCACCCATCTAACAAGGAAAATGCAGGGCCATTCGAGCACTCAGTCGTCTCCAAATAAAGTGGAGAGGACCAGGTCTTGCACAAAGGTCGCCCTGCTTGTGGCTTGTTTCCGCTTTTGTTCCCTTTCCTCGCTTGTGAGGGACGAGTCAATGCTGCCATGGAAAAATACAATTTAAGTTTGCAGATCGAATGAGGGAAATAGAAGTCGCTAAAAATGGAATAAAGTATGTATATTTGAGGGATTCTATAAAGCTGCTTTGGGGGCACAATACTTGAGCACATATATGACTGAAGTGTAACTACAGAGTTATAGGACAAGGAATCCTTTTGCCTCAAATGGTCCAAATGCACTGTCTCTAAACATCAAAGCTAAACTTATAAGATGTGTGTATTCTCATGATTACGGCTACTCTATATGttatccaatagtttcttttggggggAATAAAGAATATAGTTACTGAAGAAACAGTTTTGGCTATGTGAAACTATTAGACTCGGCTAGCAATAGCTTACTAAAAGAACAAGCAGCAATTCAAAATGAACTGCTGCTCACAAATGCAGTGAAATTTTCCAATAGCAGGAGAGAAATTATTTCCAGAGATGCAAAGCCGTGGAATCGGTTCAATCAATAGCTAGGATATTCGGATTTGGATCACAACAGACTAGATTTGATTTTGAGAACTATATTATTTCTGTCATAAAGAGTGTGTAAATTGCATGCAGGTAATAGATTTAAAATGATTCACAGGAATAAAACCGGTAGGACAATTGGCCTGATACCAGGATAATTATACATACCTTGATTCCCAAGGTTGAGGAGGCGCCTCCTTAAGAATTGAAGTATCATCGAGAACCGGAACTGATGATTTCGATGGTTCTTCGGCATCTGATGTTGCAAAACCCAGGCCAAACGATGAAAGCAGTGGATCAGCATAGATATTTGTAGTGGCAGTGGTGGTGTTCCTTGACCTATGACTATGACCGCCTCCTAGAAGCGCCTGCAAATGAGCATCACGTAGATCTCGGCTCAGTAAAGAAAGTGCACGGCGCTCGGGAATAACGAATCTGCGCAACCGGCTGCCATTCTGTAGATGCCAAGAATAAAAAGGGCATCAGAAACCTTACTGACTTGACAGGAACATTGTTTTTAGCCAAGTTATCCATGAGTAATTAGCATATGCATGTACAAGAGAAGGAGAGAGAAACCTTGAACAAGTAACCATGATGCATGGTGATATGATTTAGCATATCTCTTGTAATCTTTTCAGAGCAGATGGGGCAAGGCTGAAATAAGAATGGAAAATAAATTAGGAGAAGATATAAGAAAAAACAATATGTTTGAACAATCTGACTACGACAAAAACAACATGATATGCTAAATTTAACATAAGTAGGTATTTTAGCTGCCAGGAAGTTTGCAGTTAATCTCTGGAAAATTTATTTGGAAATGGATAATCTCTGGAACGTGAGTTTCAGGTAACAGTATCCTTGTGATATGTGCAATG
The Triticum dicoccoides isolate Atlit2015 ecotype Zavitan chromosome 3A, WEW_v2.0, whole genome shotgun sequence genome window above contains:
- the LOC119268620 gene encoding protein DEHYDRATION-INDUCED 19 homolog 3-like isoform X1, whose protein sequence is MDSEHWISRLAAAKRFYAAQLGHIDDMAGMGMEEVDMDMEDDGEMDMEMEMQLEEARWPEVACPYCYEDYDLGSLCVHLEEDHPYEPHPAPCPICSEKITRDMLNHITMHHGYLFKNGSRLRRFVIPERRALSLLSRDLRDAHLQALLGGGHSHRSRNTTTATTNIYADPLLSSFGLGFATSDAEEPSKSSVPVLDDTSILKEAPPQPWESSIDSSLTSEEREQKRKQATSRATFVQDLVLSTLFGDD
- the LOC119268620 gene encoding protein DEHYDRATION-INDUCED 19 homolog 3-like isoform X2; translated protein: MDSEHWISRLAAAKRFYAAQLGHIDDMAGMGMEEVDMDMEDDGEMDMEMEMQLEEARWPEVACPYCYEDYDLGSLCVHLEEDHPYEPHPAPCPICSEKITRDMLNHITMHHGYLFKALLGGGHSHRSRNTTTATTNIYADPLLSSFGLGFATSDAEEPSKSSVPVLDDTSILKEAPPQPWESSIDSSLTSEEREQKRKQATSRATFVQDLVLSTLFGDD